One segment of Haliotis asinina isolate JCU_RB_2024 chromosome 12, JCU_Hal_asi_v2, whole genome shotgun sequence DNA contains the following:
- the LOC137258575 gene encoding aspartic and glutamic acid-rich protein-like, producing the protein MLKPIYMCQFFTLHDCSLIILLNVAPHPSKQLMDEEDQNDNEEGDCYDDDDEEEEDQSDDDDGEDQDHDEGDGYDDEKEEEDQNDDDEGNCYDDEEEEEEDQDDDEGDCYDDDDEEEEDQSDDDNEGDCYGDDDEEEEQDEDDDESYCYDDEEEEEEDQSDDDDEGDCYGDDDEEEEQDEDDDESDCYDDNDDEEDQDDKEEGYCYDDDGEEEDQSDDDNEGDCYGDDDEEEEQDEDDDESYCYDDDEEEEEDQSDDDDEGDCYGDDDEEEEQDEDDDESDCYDDNDDEEDQDDKEEGYCYDDDGEEEDQDDNEAGDCYDDEEEDDEEDQDDDEGYGYDDEEEEEEEDQDDDEGYGYDDDDEEEEEDQDDDDEGNCFDDDDEKEEEEEEDEGDCYDDEEEEGQDDDDEGDGYDDGDEKEEEDQDDDDQDDDNEGDCYDDDDEEEEDQTDDDDDDDDEEEEEDQGDDEEEGDSYDDDDDEEEEEEDQDDDDAGDGYDDEEEEDEDDDDEEEEKEEDQDDKEEVDQDDDDDEEEEEEDQDDDEEGGGEGPR; encoded by the exons ATGCTCAAGCCAATCTACATGTGTCAGTTCTTTACGTTACACGATTGCTCATTGATCATTCTGTTGAATGTGGCTCCTCACCCTAGTAAGCAGCTAATG GATGAGGAGGACCAAAATGATAATGAGGAGGGTGattgttatgatgatgatgatgaggaggaggaggaccaaagtgatgatgatgatggggaaGACCAAGATCATGATGAGGGTGATGGTTATGATGACGAAAAGGAGGAGGAGGaccaaaatgatgatgatgagggtAATTGttatgatgatgaggaggaggaggaagaggaccaagatgatgatgagggtgattgttatgatgatgatgatgaggaggaggaggaccaaagtgatgatgataatgagggTGATTgttatggtgatgatgatgaggaggaggagcaggacgaagatgatgatgaga GTTATTGttatgatgatgaggaggaggaggaggaggaccaaagtgatgatgatgatgagggtgattgttatggtgatgatgatgaggaggaggagcaggacgaagatgatgatgagagtgattgttatgatgataatgatgatgaggaggaccAAGATGATAAAGAGGAGGGTTattgttatgatgatgatggtgaggaggagGACCaaagtgatgatgataatgagggTGATTGTTATGGTGacgatgatgaggaggaggagcaggacgaagatgatgatgaga GTTattgttatgatgatgatgaggaggaggaggaggaccaaagtgatgatgatgatgagggtgattgttatggtgatgatgatgaggaggaggagcaggacgaagatgatgatgagagtgattgttatgatgataatgatgatgaggaggaccAAGATGATAAAGAGGAGGGTTattgttatgatgatgatggtgaggaggagGACCAAGATGATAATGAGGCTGGTGATTGttatgatgatgaggaggaggatgatgaggaggaccaagatgatgatgaggGTTATGGttatgatgatgaggaggaggaggaggaggaggaccaagatgatgatgagggttatggttatgatgatgatgatgaggaggaggaggaggaccaagatgatgatgatgagggtaattgttttgatgatgatgatgagaaggaggaggaggaggaggaggatgagggtgattgttatgatgatgaggaggaggagggtcaagatgatgatgatgagggtgATGGTTATGACGATGGTGacgagaaggaggaggaggaccaagatgatgatgaccagg ATGATGATAATGAGGGTGattgttatgatgatgatgatgaggaggaggaggaccaaactgatgatgatgatgatgatgatgatgagg aggaagaagaggaCCAAGGTGATGACGAGGAGGAGGGTGAtagttatgatgatgatgatgatgaggaggaggaggaggaggaccaagatgatgatgatgcgggtgatggttatgatgatgaggaggaggaggacgaagatgatgatgatgaggaggaagaGAAGGAGGAGGACcaagatgat aAGGAGGAGGTGgaccaagatgatgatgatgatgaggaggaggaagaggaagaccaagatgatgatgaggagg gaggaggagaaggaccaagatga
- the LOC137258572 gene encoding thrombin-like enzyme acutin, with amino-acid sequence MTRLGLVLLALATLAHNAVGSSSQSRPKRATIQLGNSSPSSYCQRLLDLADTVPDINRTPMLKMLIDQACSNIVFLPDEFTTQEATSVTTPATTPTTTPTTTTKSTTASGTVTATTTTANPSTRTCGTITEAASSLRVINGQKVAVGEYKFLVTLLKNNQVVCTATITDPTHVMTAAHCTRLSTAQQLSVGIAEHDITKTDGEKIIKVKTLTQHAEYNHNRIVNDISVLTLVEPITGIKNAEPVCLPVNGQCGNLKGRTCVVAGWGAISQQGGFSSYPNVPYDATVVTYDGTRCPHRNSAPSDQKTQICAAGESDTCEGDSGGPLVCQFGGRWVQCGITSYGAEECNTKDTQAIYTKVPAYKAWIQSALAK; translated from the exons ATGACTCGTCTTGGCCTCGTTCTCCTGGCGCTAGCAACACTGGCTCACAATGCAGTTGGTTCAAGTTCACAATCTAGGCCCAAACGAG CGACAATACAGCTGGGTAATAGTTCTCCATCCTCGTACTGTCAGCGTCTGTTAGACTTGGCGGACACTGTACCAGACATCAACAGAACCCCAATGTTAAAGATGCTCATCGACCAGGCATGTTCAAACATCGTCTTCTTGCCAGATGAATTCACAACACAGGAagcaacatcagtgacaacgCCTGCGACAACGCCAACGACAACACCTACGACAACGACAAAGTCAACGACAGCTTCAGGAACGGTGACagcaacaactacaacagctaatCCTTCGACGC GAACATGTGGCACTATCACTGAAGCAGCGTCATCTCTTAGAGTCATCAACGGACAGAAAGTGGCTGTTGGGGAATACAAGTTCCTGGTAACGCTCTTGAAAAACAACCAGGTTGTGTGCACTGCCACAATCACAGACCCAACCCACGTCATGACGGCAGCTCACTGCACTAG ACTCTCAACGGCACAGCAGCTATCTGTTGGCATAGCCGAGCATGATATTACCAAGACTGACGGCGAAAAGATCATCAAGGTCAAGACGTTAACACAGCACGCTGAGTACAACCATAATCGGATAG TGAACGACATTAGTGTCCTGACACTGGTAGAGCCCATCACCGGTATCAAGAACGCCGAGCCGGTGTGTCTCCCAGTCAACGGCCAGTGCGGGAACCTGAAAGGAAGGACGTGTGTTGTGGCCGGATGGGGAGCAATCTCACAGCAGGGCGGCTTCA GTTCCTATCCAAACGTCCCTTACGACGCAACTGTCGTGACTTACGATGGGACAAGGTGCCCCCACAGAAACTCAGCACCCAGCGACCAGAAAACACAGATCTGTGCTGCTGGGGAATCCGACACTTGTGAG GGTGATTCTGGTGGTCCGTTGGTCTGTCAGTTCGGCGGGAGATGGGTTCAGTGCGGCATCACGTCATACGGGGCAGAGGAATGCAATACCAAGGACACACAAGCCATATACACAAAAGTACCCGCCTACAAGGCGTGGATTCAGTCAGCTCTTGCCAAGTGA